Proteins encoded in a region of the Vicia villosa cultivar HV-30 ecotype Madison, WI linkage group LG5, Vvil1.0, whole genome shotgun sequence genome:
- the LOC131603661 gene encoding uncharacterized protein LOC131603661, with protein MKNSEKLIWEQMKSPKSGTPISNGGVLVTSSAHSRTSHKLLVLLILFVSITYVLYSLKLVSTSRACRETPFSTDTKLSSNSSLSAFTNATATTTTNLLTDDGDDKTQLRHVVFGIAASAKLWEQRKNYIKLWYRSNDMRGVVWLDNKVKTEKNSSLLPPVRISGDTSKFAYKNKQGHRSAIRISRIVTETLRLGMKDVRWFVMGDDDTVFVTENLVRVLRKYDHNQYYYIGSLSESHLQNIFFSYNMAYGGGGFAISYPLAKALSKMQDRCIQRYPGLYGSDDRMQACMAELGVPLTKETGFHQYDVYGNLLGLLGSHPVTPLVSLHHLDVVEPIFPKVTRVEALQRLTIPMKLDSAGLMQQSICYDQSRSWTVSVSWGFAVQIIRGVFSPREMEMPARTFLNWYKRADYTAYAFNTRPVSRHPCQKPFVFYFSKANYNDTMQQTLTEYEKHHVPNPACRWKMANPSSIERVEVHKKPDPHLWDRSPRRNCCRVMKSKKKGTMVIDVGVCRENEVSEA; from the exons ATGAAAAACTCTGAAAAACTCATTTGGGAACAAATGAAGAGTCCTAAATCTGGCACCCCCATCTCCAATGGAGGTGTATTAGTAACTTCATCTGCACATTCTAGAACCTCCCATAAACTTCTAGTCTTACTCATCCTCTTCGTTTCCATTACCTATGTTCTCTACTCGCTTAAGCTCGTCTCAACTTCACGCGCTTGCCGGGAAACACCGTTCTCCACCGACACTAAACTCTCCTCAAATTCATCTCTATCTGCTTTCACCAATGCCACCGCAACAACCACCACCAACCTCCTCACCGATGACGGCGACGACAAGACACAGCTCCGCCACGTGGTTTTCGGAATCGCGGCATCGGCGAAGCTGTGGGAGCAGCGAAAGAACTACATTAAGCTTTGGTACAGATCAAACGACATGCGTGGTGTCGTGTGGCTGGATAACAAAGTGAAAACGGAGAAGAATTCGAGTCTCCTCCCGCCGGTGAGAATCTCCGGCGACACATCGAAATTCGCGTACAAGAACAAGCAAGGACACCGGTCCGCAATCAGAATCTCGCGAATCGTAACGGAGACGCTACGTCTTGGGATGAAAGATGTACGGTGGTTTGTAATGGGAGACGATGATACCGTTTTCGTGACGGAGAATTTAGTTAGGGTTTTGAGAAAGTACGATCATAATCAGTATTACTATATCGGAAGCTTATCGGAGAGTCATTTGCAGAATATATTCTTCTCGTACAATATGGCTTACGGTGGCGGTGGTTTTGCGATAAGCTATCCTTTGGCGAAAGCGCTGAGCAAGATGCAAGATCGGTGCATTCAGAGGTATCCGGGATTGTACGGTTCCGATGATAGAATGCAAGCTTGTATGGCGGAACTCGGTGTTCCACTCACTAAAGAAACCGGGTTTCACCAG TATGATGTGTATGGGAACCTGCTCGGTCTTCTTGGATCTCATCCCGTGACTCCATTAGTGTCACTGCACCACCTTGACGTGGTTGAACCAATCTTCCCGAAAGTGACTCGTGTAGAAGCACTCCAGCGGTTAACTATACCAATGAAGCTTGACTCAGCAGGGCTCATGCAACAATCCATCTGCTACGACCAATCAAGGAGCTGGACCGTTTCTGTTTCATGGGGTTTTGCTGTTCAGATAATTCGCGGGGTGTTTTCACCCCGAGAGATGGAAATGCCTGCAAGAACATTCTTGAATTGGTACAAAAGAGCAGATTACACTGCATATGCATTCAACACGCGACCTGTTAGTCGCCATCCATGCCAGAAGCCTTTTGTATTTTACTTCTCAAAAGCAAACTACAATGATACAATGCAACAAACACTGACTGAATACGAAAAGCATCATGTTCCTAACCCAGCATGTCGGTGGAAGATGGCCAACCCTTCTTCTATTGAGCGAGTAGAAGTACATAAGAAGCCAGATCCACATCTATGGGATAGA TCTCCAAGGAGAAACTGTTGCAGAGttatgaagtcgaagaagaaagGAACCATGGTGATAGATGTGGGTGTGTGTAGGGAAAATGAGGTGAGTGAAGCATAG